A section of the Devosia rhizoryzae genome encodes:
- a CDS encoding NAD-dependent epimerase/dehydratase family protein — translation MSTVLVTGASGFVAKHLIGQLLEAGYDVRGTVRGQNKVPGIWAAVDALAPGKAAQLELVEADLLSDAGWAGAMIGVDAVMHVAAAILGVEPKNPDVVVRPAVEGTERVLRFAHAAGVKRVIMTSSIATVGYGHGHVTGKRIYTEEHFTDLGAMRHSWAYCMGKTKAERAAWAFADANGMELTTIHPGAILGPALDPEASISLGMVTGLLDGSTPAMPRIGFAISDVRDVAAMHLAALQKPESIGQRYLCTSPFTRYDEVAAILRRAYPDRPITVKSVPDWIIRLMVPFNGTIRQIINDIGNEKHFDGSKGERLLGRPYHTPEEAVLSAADSALRFGLVKPASTKVTA, via the coding sequence ATGAGCACAGTTCTCGTCACCGGCGCATCCGGCTTTGTCGCCAAGCACTTGATCGGGCAACTGCTCGAGGCCGGATATGACGTCCGTGGCACCGTGCGTGGGCAAAACAAGGTGCCCGGCATCTGGGCGGCTGTCGATGCTTTGGCGCCCGGTAAGGCTGCCCAGCTGGAGCTCGTAGAGGCAGACCTCCTCAGTGATGCGGGTTGGGCGGGAGCCATGATTGGCGTCGACGCCGTGATGCATGTGGCTGCGGCCATTCTTGGCGTTGAACCCAAGAACCCTGATGTGGTTGTGCGGCCAGCGGTTGAAGGTACGGAGCGGGTTCTGCGCTTCGCCCATGCTGCAGGCGTCAAGCGGGTGATAATGACCTCGTCCATCGCTACCGTCGGCTATGGCCACGGCCACGTGACCGGCAAGCGCATCTATACCGAAGAGCATTTCACCGACCTCGGGGCGATGCGGCACTCGTGGGCCTATTGCATGGGCAAGACCAAGGCTGAACGCGCCGCCTGGGCGTTCGCCGATGCAAATGGCATGGAACTGACCACGATCCATCCCGGCGCGATCCTCGGGCCGGCACTGGATCCGGAAGCCTCGATCTCGCTGGGCATGGTCACTGGTCTTCTGGATGGTTCGACTCCGGCAATGCCGCGCATCGGCTTTGCCATCAGCGATGTCCGCGACGTTGCCGCCATGCACCTGGCGGCGTTGCAGAAGCCCGAGAGCATCGGTCAGCGCTATCTCTGCACCAGCCCGTTCACGCGCTATGACGAAGTCGCTGCCATCCTGCGCCGCGCGTATCCAGATCGCCCGATCACGGTCAAATCCGTGCCCGACTGGATCATCCGCCTGATGGTGCCGTTCAACGGCACGATCCGTCAGATCATCAACGACATCGGCAACGAGAAGCACTTTGACGGCAGCAAGGGCGAACGGCTGCTCGGGCGGCCTTACCATACGCCGGAAGAGGCTGTGCTGAGCGCAGCGGACAGTGCGCTGCGGTTTGGGTTGGTGAAGCCGGCGTCCACGAAAGTCACTGCCTAA
- a CDS encoding type III PLP-dependent enzyme domain-containing protein, which produces MTDEPKTVYANTSALIAAEQPDFPSFLFSEREFHKAVKVFKKGFDGLLTYAVKCNPSPHIIAQLHKEGLTAFDVASNNEMELVRDHAPGAVMHYNNPIKNKREIERAYEEFGVRSFTIDHPQQLDQLASVVSPSRDVEVTTRFKAGKALKSYDFGIKFGVMEQGAAEIVTAVEKMGYTPSLCFHVGSQCEDAYAYERHIAAASRIVEESGIELKRLNIGGGYPAPYPTSEAPPMSYYFETIAQAVHDHFGDKNKPELIIEPGRALVTSSTSLLLRVKHQRGGQSVYVNDGAYGALMEVKFMHFTPPVRVWRGPRIHDNDQEFSEFTVWGPTCDSYDVLPQVFTLPADIDEDDWIEFGLMGAYTQASLTPFNGFVRRDQYWVDEVYTGKDVAPE; this is translated from the coding sequence ATGACTGACGAGCCGAAAACCGTCTACGCCAATACCTCTGCGCTGATCGCTGCCGAACAGCCGGATTTCCCGTCTTTTCTGTTCTCGGAACGGGAATTCCACAAGGCGGTCAAGGTGTTCAAGAAGGGCTTTGACGGGCTGCTGACTTACGCGGTCAAGTGCAACCCCTCCCCGCACATCATTGCGCAACTGCACAAGGAAGGGCTGACGGCGTTCGACGTCGCCTCCAACAACGAGATGGAACTGGTGCGCGACCATGCGCCGGGCGCCGTCATGCACTACAACAACCCTATCAAGAACAAGCGCGAGATCGAACGCGCCTATGAAGAGTTCGGCGTTCGCTCCTTCACCATCGACCACCCGCAGCAGCTCGACCAGCTGGCTTCGGTCGTGTCGCCCTCGCGCGATGTGGAAGTGACCACCCGCTTCAAGGCCGGCAAGGCGCTAAAATCCTATGACTTCGGCATCAAGTTCGGTGTCATGGAACAGGGCGCGGCTGAAATCGTCACTGCCGTCGAGAAGATGGGCTATACGCCCAGCCTCTGCTTCCACGTCGGTTCGCAGTGCGAAGACGCCTACGCCTATGAGCGTCACATCGCAGCGGCCTCGCGCATCGTCGAAGAGAGCGGCATCGAACTCAAGCGCCTTAATATCGGCGGCGGCTATCCGGCCCCCTACCCGACTAGCGAAGCGCCGCCGATGAGCTATTATTTCGAGACCATCGCGCAGGCCGTTCACGATCATTTCGGCGACAAGAACAAGCCGGAGCTGATTATCGAGCCAGGCCGGGCGCTGGTGACCTCCTCGACTTCGCTGCTGCTGCGCGTCAAACATCAGCGCGGCGGCCAGTCGGTTTACGTCAATGACGGCGCTTATGGCGCGCTGATGGAAGTCAAGTTCATGCACTTCACCCCGCCGGTGCGGGTGTGGCGTGGTCCGCGTATCCACGACAATGACCAGGAATTTTCCGAATTCACCGTCTGGGGCCCTACCTGCGACAGCTACGATGTGCTGCCTCAAGTCTTCACCCTGCCGGCCGATATCGATGAGGACGACTGGATCGAATTCGGCCTCATGGGTGCCTATACCCAGGCCTCGCTCACCCCCTTCAACGGCTTCGTGCGCCGGGACCAGTATTGGGTGGATGAGGTCTATACGGGCAAGGATGTGGCGCCGGAGTAA
- a CDS encoding DegQ family serine endoprotease, with translation MSLRVLAFSLLALVALAIGGTFALAPWDGARPAVAQIEMAPAPDAERVAPQSDAQVQLSFAPIVQAAAPSVVNVYATRIEQQAASQFANDPFFSRFFGQQFQSRPRESQSLGSGVIVDASGVILTNRHVIEGATDVRIALHDGREMAVDVVIEDEQTDLAVLRVREPEDATFPAITFANSDALLVGDLVLAIGNPFGVGQTVTSGIVSGLARTGVESTDYEFFIQTDAAINPGNSGGALVDMSGHLVGINTAIYSQNGGSVGIGFAIPANMAELVAEAGVTGGAIVRPWFGAKMQAVTSDIAQSLGMLAPHGAMITEVAPGGPAERAGFQSGDVILSVDGQRVDDPSAFNFRLATRPVGETAELERLRGSETDTVAFTVEAAPQPADSAIATINADSRFDGLTVRQLDPALSEAKGLPYDAKGVIVTAIEPGSAAEAMGLQLDDVILALNDQDIGDAASFSQLASQRVRTWQIILQRDGRVSRAIVSG, from the coding sequence ATGTCTTTGCGTGTGCTTGCTTTTTCGCTTCTCGCCCTGGTCGCTTTGGCGATCGGCGGCACCTTCGCCCTGGCGCCGTGGGATGGGGCCAGGCCAGCGGTGGCGCAGATCGAAATGGCCCCGGCGCCGGATGCGGAGCGGGTCGCACCACAGAGTGATGCACAGGTGCAGCTGAGCTTTGCCCCGATCGTGCAGGCCGCCGCGCCATCGGTGGTGAACGTCTATGCAACGCGCATCGAACAGCAGGCAGCGTCGCAGTTCGCCAATGACCCGTTCTTCTCGCGCTTCTTTGGCCAGCAGTTCCAGAGCCGGCCGCGGGAGTCGCAGTCACTTGGCTCGGGCGTGATCGTCGATGCCTCGGGCGTCATCCTCACCAACCGCCACGTCATCGAAGGCGCGACCGACGTGCGCATCGCGCTGCATGACGGGCGCGAGATGGCGGTCGACGTGGTCATCGAGGACGAGCAGACCGACCTTGCGGTGCTGCGGGTGCGCGAGCCCGAAGACGCGACGTTCCCCGCCATCACCTTTGCCAACAGCGACGCGCTTCTGGTGGGCGACCTGGTCCTTGCCATCGGCAATCCCTTCGGCGTCGGCCAGACCGTCACCAGCGGCATCGTCTCCGGCCTCGCGCGCACGGGCGTCGAGTCCACCGACTACGAATTCTTCATCCAGACCGATGCGGCCATCAATCCCGGCAATTCCGGCGGCGCCCTGGTCGACATGTCTGGGCACCTGGTCGGCATCAACACCGCCATCTATTCGCAAAACGGCGGCTCGGTCGGCATCGGCTTTGCCATTCCGGCCAACATGGCCGAGCTCGTTGCCGAAGCCGGCGTCACCGGCGGGGCTATCGTGCGCCCGTGGTTTGGCGCCAAGATGCAGGCGGTGACATCCGACATCGCCCAAAGCCTTGGCATGCTGGCGCCGCACGGCGCCATGATCACCGAGGTCGCACCGGGCGGCCCCGCCGAGCGCGCTGGCTTCCAGTCCGGTGACGTCATTCTGTCGGTTGATGGGCAGCGGGTCGATGATCCGAGCGCCTTCAACTTCCGCCTTGCCACCCGCCCGGTGGGCGAGACCGCGGAGCTTGAGCGCCTGCGCGGCAGCGAAACCGACACCGTTGCCTTCACCGTCGAAGCGGCGCCGCAGCCGGCGGACAGTGCCATTGCGACAATAAATGCCGACTCGCGTTTCGATGGCCTCACCGTTCGCCAGCTCGATCCAGCGCTTAGCGAAGCCAAGGGACTGCCCTATGACGCCAAGGGCGTAATCGTCACGGCGATCGAACCCGGCTCCGCAGCCGAGGCCATGGGCCTGCAGCTCGACGACGTGATCCTTGCGCTCAACGACCAGGATATCGGCGATGCGGCAAGCTTCAGCCAGCTTGCCTCGCAGCGCGTCCGCACCTGGCAGATCATCCTGCAGCGCGATGGCCGCGTCAGCCGGGCAATCGTCAGTGGGTGA
- a CDS encoding replication-associated recombination protein A — protein MSDLFAADPSETDRARPLADQLRPKTLDEVIGQTHLLGEGGTLRRMLSSGRLGSLILWGPPGTGKTTVARLLADQIDFSFVQISAIFSGVAELKKVFEKARFDRLSGHRTLLFVDEIHRFNRAQQDSFLPVMEDGTVTLIGATTENPSFELNAALLSRSQVLRFESLNLEDLAKLLDRAETLLGDKLPLTDEARSTLLTLADGDGRALLGLVEEVLASASPDEVLDANSLLTVVQRRAPIYDKAQDGHYNLISALHKTIRGSDPDAALYYFARMLDAGEDPLFLARRLIRMASEDIGLADPQALTLAVAARDAYQMLGSPEGELSLAQVVVYLALAPKSNAVYTAYKAAVSLAKSTGSPMPPMVILNAPTKLMKGEGYGGGYIYDHDTPDAFSGQEYFPEKLGRQKFYQPVERGFERDLKKRVDYFERLRAAKREAED, from the coding sequence ATGTCCGACCTCTTCGCCGCCGATCCGTCCGAAACCGACCGCGCCCGCCCGCTTGCCGATCAGCTGCGGCCCAAAACGCTCGATGAGGTCATCGGCCAGACCCACCTCTTGGGCGAGGGCGGCACGCTGCGGCGCATGCTCTCGTCTGGCCGTCTCGGCTCGCTGATCCTTTGGGGGCCGCCGGGAACCGGCAAGACCACGGTGGCGCGGCTTCTGGCCGATCAGATCGATTTCAGCTTCGTCCAGATCTCGGCGATCTTTTCCGGCGTCGCCGAGCTCAAGAAGGTCTTCGAGAAGGCGCGTTTCGACCGCCTGTCCGGTCACCGTACGCTCCTTTTCGTCGACGAAATCCATCGCTTCAATCGCGCCCAGCAGGATAGCTTTTTGCCGGTGATGGAAGACGGCACCGTGACCCTGATCGGCGCCACCACCGAAAACCCTTCCTTCGAGCTCAACGCCGCTCTTTTGTCGCGCAGCCAGGTCCTGCGCTTTGAGTCGCTGAACCTCGAAGACCTCGCCAAGCTGCTCGACCGGGCAGAAACGCTTCTCGGCGACAAGTTGCCCCTCACCGACGAAGCGCGATCGACGCTGCTTACGCTCGCCGACGGCGATGGCCGCGCCCTTTTGGGCCTGGTCGAAGAGGTTTTAGCATCGGCGTCGCCGGATGAGGTGCTGGACGCCAACAGCCTCCTCACAGTCGTGCAGCGTCGGGCGCCGATTTACGACAAGGCGCAAGATGGCCACTACAATCTGATCTCGGCGCTGCACAAAACCATTCGCGGCTCGGACCCGGACGCAGCGCTCTATTACTTCGCGCGCATGCTCGATGCCGGCGAAGATCCGCTATTCCTCGCCCGCCGCCTGATCCGCATGGCGTCGGAAGACATCGGCCTTGCCGATCCGCAGGCGCTGACGCTCGCCGTTGCCGCCCGCGACGCCTACCAGATGCTGGGCTCGCCCGAGGGCGAGCTGTCGCTGGCCCAGGTCGTGGTCTACCTGGCGCTGGCGCCCAAATCCAACGCCGTCTACACAGCCTACAAGGCCGCAGTTTCTCTGGCGAAATCGACCGGCTCGCCCATGCCGCCAATGGTCATTCTCAACGCCCCGACCAAGCTGATGAAGGGCGAGGGTTATGGCGGCGGCTATATCTATGACCATGATACGCCCGATGCTTTCTCCGGCCAGGAATACTTTCCCGAAAAGCTTGGGCGGCAAAAGTTCTACCAGCCGGTCGAACGCGGTTTCGAGCGCGACCTCAAGAAGCGGGTCGACTATTTTGAGCGCTTGAGAGCAGCAAAGCGCGAGGCTGAAGACTGA
- the crcB gene encoding fluoride efflux transporter CrcB, giving the protein MPAVLLVGLGGALGAMARYGFGSVISRFWQNSFPLAILLINILGAVAMGITIGLLTRFMPAWQEEARLFLAVGVLGGFTTFSSFSLDTVVLLERGQWAQAMLYVGLSVVVCVAGLYLGLLMTRGGTA; this is encoded by the coding sequence ATGCCCGCCGTCTTGCTCGTCGGCCTTGGCGGCGCCCTGGGTGCGATGGCGCGCTACGGCTTTGGCAGCGTCATCAGCCGTTTCTGGCAAAACTCGTTCCCGCTGGCCATTCTCCTGATCAACATCTTGGGCGCCGTTGCCATGGGCATCACCATTGGGCTTCTCACCCGCTTCATGCCCGCCTGGCAGGAAGAGGCGCGCTTGTTCCTTGCCGTCGGCGTTCTGGGCGGCTTCACCACCTTCTCGTCCTTCTCGCTCGATACGGTGGTGCTGCTCGAGCGCGGCCAGTGGGCGCAGGCAATGCTCTATGTCGGCTTGTCGGTTGTGGTTTGCGTTGCGGGCCTATATCTCGGGCTTCTGATGACACGAGGCGGAACGGCATGA
- a CDS encoding RluA family pseudouridine synthase, with product MSGVQHRTVGADDDGMRLDRWFARHFPQLGFARLQKLIRNGEVKVDKAKVETSTRLSHGQTVRIPPIDDPDTVREFKVNQDDVNFLKDLILYEDDDLYVFNKPHGLAVQGGSGTTRHMDGLLKNLPNKQGEAPRLVHRLDRDTSGCLVVAKTAAAAKHFGSVFRSRSARKIYWALVAGNPTPRQGEISCFLAKQQTTDGEQMVVVRNGAPGAVHSFSYYSTTDTASRRFAWVTLKPVTGRTHQLRVHMAQLGTPIIGDPRYFNIENWQAAPGLGEGLHLHARRIAIPLRNGKKIDVSAPLPEHMRQSWDALGFDADRFDVQNTDPEEG from the coding sequence ATGAGCGGCGTACAACATAGAACAGTCGGTGCGGATGACGATGGCATGCGCCTCGATCGCTGGTTTGCGCGGCATTTTCCGCAGCTGGGCTTTGCGCGCCTGCAAAAGCTGATCCGCAATGGCGAGGTCAAGGTCGACAAGGCCAAGGTCGAAACCAGCACCCGTCTGAGCCACGGCCAGACCGTCCGCATCCCGCCGATCGACGACCCGGACACGGTTCGCGAGTTCAAGGTGAACCAGGACGATGTCAACTTCCTCAAGGACCTGATCCTTTATGAGGATGATGACCTCTACGTCTTCAACAAGCCGCATGGCCTAGCCGTGCAGGGTGGCAGCGGCACGACCCGCCACATGGACGGGCTGCTCAAGAACCTTCCCAACAAGCAGGGCGAGGCACCGCGCCTGGTCCACCGTCTCGATCGCGATACGTCGGGCTGCCTCGTCGTCGCCAAGACTGCTGCGGCAGCCAAGCATTTCGGCTCCGTGTTCCGCTCGCGCTCGGCCCGCAAGATCTATTGGGCGCTGGTCGCCGGCAATCCGACACCGCGGCAAGGCGAGATTTCCTGTTTCCTCGCCAAGCAGCAGACCACGGATGGCGAGCAGATGGTGGTGGTGCGCAATGGCGCGCCCGGCGCCGTCCACTCCTTCAGCTATTATTCGACCACCGATACGGCCAGCCGCCGTTTCGCTTGGGTGACACTGAAGCCGGTCACGGGCCGCACGCATCAGCTGCGCGTGCACATGGCGCAACTCGGCACGCCGATCATCGGCGATCCGCGTTACTTCAACATCGAGAATTGGCAGGCAGCGCCCGGTCTGGGCGAGGGACTGCATCTCCACGCCCGCCGCATTGCCATCCCGCTGCGCAACGGCAAGAAGATCGACGTTTCGGCGCCCCTGCCTGAGCATATGCGGCAAAGCTGGGATGCGCTGGGCTTCGACGCCGATCGCTTTGACGTGCAGAACACCGATCCCGAGGAGGGCTGA
- a CDS encoding ATP12 family chaperone protein: MRDQLEDAQKHINDGYGRAQHLNKVELPKRFYSQVDVARSAEGFSVTLDGRQVRTPGKKVPVVVPALSVAQTMAEEWAAQGEFIDPATMPMVRLVNSAVESGEEMIPEFRAEVIKFAGNDLLLYRADTPQELVDEQERVWDGALVKVARHFDVAFQPTIGIIHQPQPAQTLEKLDQALEGQRLLPLTALVSITGLTGSGILALALLHKLMTPDEVWTAAHVDEDHQIRLWGEDEEAMERRAKRRVEFDIAVAVVHPVNAG; encoded by the coding sequence ATGCGCGACCAACTCGAGGACGCCCAAAAGCACATCAATGATGGCTATGGCCGTGCGCAGCACCTCAACAAGGTCGAGCTGCCCAAGCGCTTCTACAGCCAAGTCGATGTTGCCCGCAGCGCCGAAGGATTTTCGGTGACGCTGGATGGCCGTCAGGTGCGGACGCCGGGCAAGAAGGTCCCGGTGGTGGTGCCGGCCCTCAGCGTGGCGCAGACCATGGCGGAGGAGTGGGCGGCACAAGGCGAGTTTATCGATCCGGCGACCATGCCCATGGTGCGGCTCGTCAATTCCGCGGTCGAAAGCGGCGAGGAGATGATCCCGGAATTTCGGGCCGAGGTCATCAAGTTCGCTGGCAACGATCTGCTGCTTTATCGCGCCGATACCCCCCAGGAGCTCGTTGATGAACAGGAACGCGTCTGGGACGGCGCGTTGGTCAAGGTGGCGCGCCATTTCGACGTGGCCTTCCAGCCCACCATCGGCATCATTCACCAGCCGCAGCCGGCCCAGACGCTGGAAAAGCTCGACCAGGCTCTCGAAGGGCAGCGGCTGCTGCCGCTGACGGCATTGGTTTCGATCACGGGCCTCACCGGTTCAGGTATCCTTGCCCTGGCGCTGCTGCACAAGCTGATGACGCCGGATGAGGTTTGGACCGCGGCCCATGTCGACGAAGATCATCAGATCCGGCTTTGGGGCGAAGACGAAGAAGCCATGGAGCGCCGGGCCAAGCGCCGCGTCGAGTTCGACATTGCGGTGGCCGTTGTTCATCCGGTCAATGCAGGCTAA